From the Cyanobium sp. M30B3 genome, the window GGGTGCAGGTGCAGCCGCTGGGAACGTTGCCTGTGCAGCTGGTGGCCCATCAGCGCTGGGCCGACGTATGGGAGGAGCACGTGGCGCTCCCCGCTGCCCAGGTCATGCCGCTGCTGCATGGGCAGCTGGAACCCTGCATCGACAACCTGGAGCGTGCCTCGCGGGCCTGGCAGGACCCGCAGGCCTGGCTGGAGCAATTGCACCTGCGGCCCGTGGCGGTGCCGATCTCACCGGCCCTAGCCCCCAGGAGCTGGTGGCAGGAGCAGGGTCTGGTGCCGGTGGCCCAGCAGCTGAGCCTGCAGGAGCAGTTGTGGCTGCTGCTGCCGGAGGATCTGCAGGCCCCCGCAGCAGGGAAGGCAACGCTGCGGGTGATCAAGCGCCGGGCTTTCCGGGCAGTGGCCCGGGGGGATGGGGCTCTGCTGGAGGCGCCGGGGTTTGCTGTGGCAGCCGATGGAGAGCGGGGCAGTGTCTGCCAATCCAGCGAGCAGCTGCCGCCAGGATTCGTGCACACAGGCCTGGTAGACGAATGATCGGCTGGCTGCAACAGCAGAGAGACCAAGAAGTATGCGAAAGATGCATAGTCATGACCGCTAATGATCGGCTGCTGTTCTGGTGCTGCAGAAAGGCGTCTGAGCGGTGCAGACTGACAGCAGCGGCGGCCAGTTCCCGATGCCAAGCCAGCAGCGGGAGAACGTCTCTGGATGGGGCGAGCGCTAACCCATGGGAGTGACTCGGACTCAACCCCTCCCCCGGCTGAAACCAGGAGCCGTGGTGCGTTGCCGCACCCGCCGCTACCTGGTGGAAGACGTACAGCCGCCCATGCACCGCAAGCTGCCGGAGGGTGGCGATCGGATCGTGACCCTGGCCTGCATGGAGGACGACGCCATCGGCCAGCGGCTGACGGTGTTCCTGGGAAGCGAGGTGGACTTCGAGCCCCTGGCCGACAGCAGCTGGGAGGCCGTGACCCAGCGCGGCTTCGATCAGCCGCGCCAGTTCTCGGCCTACCTCAACACCCTGCGCTGGAACTGCGTCACCGCAACCGACGCCGAGCTGTTCCAGGCCCCGTACCGGGCCGGCATCGATGTGAAGGCCTACCAGCTCGAACCCCTGCGCAAGGCCCTACAGATGCCGAGGGTCGGCCTGTTCATCGCCGATGACGTGGGCCTGGGCAAGACGATCGAAGCGGGGCTGATCCTGCGGGAGATGCTGCTGCGCCAGCGCATCCGCCGGGTAGTGATCAGCAGTCCGCCGTCGGTGCTGCGGCAGTGGCAGGAGGAGATGGCCAATCGCTTTGGCCTGGCGTTCACGGTGATGGACCGGGCCTATGTGGCCAAGGTGCGGCAAGAGCGGGGCTACGGCACCAACCCCTGGAGCACGGGCAGCCGCTTCCTGATCTCCCATGCCCTGCTGCGCAACAGCGACTACGCCACACCGCTGATGACCTGGTTGGATCAGGGCCGGGACGATGAGGAGCAGTCGGCGCTGCCGAGCCTGCTGATCCTCGATGAGGCGCACAACGCCGCGCCAGCCAGCAACAGCCTGCGCTATGCGATCGACTCAGGCCTCACTCGCAGCCTGCGGGATCTGGCTCCGCGATTTGAGCACCGGTTGTTTCTGAGCGCCACGCCCCACAACGGCCACAGCAACAGCTTCACGGCATTGCTGGAGCTGCTCGACCCGGCCCGCTTCACGCGGGGGGTGCCGTTTGATCCGGCGGATCTGGAGACGGTCCTGGTTCGCCGTCTCAAGGACGACCTGCGCATCGCCCTGAATGAGGCCTTCCCGGAACGGATCGTCGAACCGCTGCGCATCCCGAAGGGTTCCTTACCGCCAGATACGCCGGAGCTGGAGCTCTCGCGGCTTCTGCAGCGCTACCGCAAGCAGCGCGAGGATCGCCTTCTGGCCGAGGGGGCGAGCAAGCGGGCGATCAACGCCGATCGGCTGGTGATCACCAACCTGCAGAAGCGCTTGCTCAGTTCGGTGGAGGCCTTCGCCCGCACCCTGGCGGTGCATCAACGCAGCCTGACGGCCAGGCAGCAGAGCGAGCGCCAGAGCCGCCTGGAACTGCTGGAGGGGGGCATCAGCGCCGACAGCGAGCTGGCCGAACTAGGTGATGAGGAGGTGCTCAACCTTGAGGAGGCGCAGACCCGGGCGGCCCTGCGCCAGACCCTCGATGCCGACCAGAGCGATCAGCTGCTGCTGGAGTCCATGGCCAAGATCGCCAACTCCCACCGCCACAGGCCCGATCCCCGCGTCGAGAAGCTGGCGGACTGGATGAAGCAGCACCTCTGCCCGGGCCTGGGCAGAGCCGACCTTCAGTGGCAGCCCACCCGGCTGCTGATCTTCACCGACTACGTCGACACCAAGCGATATCTGGAGCGGCAGCTGCAGGAGTTGCTGGGCGATGAAGAGGCAGATCGGCGGGTGGCGAGCTTTAGCGGTGGCATGAGCGAAGACAACCGCGAGCGGCTCAAGGCCCGCTTCAACGCCGACCCTGATCAGGAACCGCTGCGGATCCTGATTGCCACCGATGCCGCCCGGGAAGGGGTGAACCTGCAGAACCATTGCAAGCACCTGATCCACTTCGATATCCCCTGGAACCCGAGCAAGCTGGAGCAGCGCAACGGCCGCATCGACCGCAAGCTGCAGCAGGCCCCGCAGGTGTGGTGCCACTACTTCTTGCTGGAGGACCGCCCGGAGGACCGGGTGATGGAGGTGCTGATCGAGAAGACCGAGGTGATCCGCAAGGAGCTGGGCTCGCTGTCGCCGTTGGTGCAGCAGCAGGTGGAAGAGGCGCTGGAGGGGGGCATCGATCTGGATCGGCTCGATGTTGTGCAGCAGCGCCTGGAGGGCATGGATTCCCCCGTGAGTGATCGCGGCGCCCTGCTGCAGCGCAGCCGCGAGGAGCTGGAGGCCACCCGCCACCGGCAACTGGAGCAGCAGCAGGACACCCTGCGCCGCCTGCTGACCAAATCAAAGCAATGGCTGGCCTTTGAGCACGATCCGTTCCGCCAGGCGCTG encodes:
- the drmD gene encoding DISARM system SNF2-like helicase DrmD, coding for MGVTRTQPLPRLKPGAVVRCRTRRYLVEDVQPPMHRKLPEGGDRIVTLACMEDDAIGQRLTVFLGSEVDFEPLADSSWEAVTQRGFDQPRQFSAYLNTLRWNCVTATDAELFQAPYRAGIDVKAYQLEPLRKALQMPRVGLFIADDVGLGKTIEAGLILREMLLRQRIRRVVISSPPSVLRQWQEEMANRFGLAFTVMDRAYVAKVRQERGYGTNPWSTGSRFLISHALLRNSDYATPLMTWLDQGRDDEEQSALPSLLILDEAHNAAPASNSLRYAIDSGLTRSLRDLAPRFEHRLFLSATPHNGHSNSFTALLELLDPARFTRGVPFDPADLETVLVRRLKDDLRIALNEAFPERIVEPLRIPKGSLPPDTPELELSRLLQRYRKQREDRLLAEGASKRAINADRLVITNLQKRLLSSVEAFARTLAVHQRSLTARQQSERQSRLELLEGGISADSELAELGDEEVLNLEEAQTRAALRQTLDADQSDQLLLESMAKIANSHRHRPDPRVEKLADWMKQHLCPGLGRADLQWQPTRLLIFTDYVDTKRYLERQLQELLGDEEADRRVASFSGGMSEDNRERLKARFNADPDQEPLRILIATDAAREGVNLQNHCKHLIHFDIPWNPSKLEQRNGRIDRKLQQAPQVWCHYFLLEDRPEDRVMEVLIEKTEVIRKELGSLSPLVQQQVEEALEGGIDLDRLDVVQQRLEGMDSPVSDRGALLQRSREELEATRHRQLEQQQDTLRRLLTKSKQWLAFEHDPFRQALNVSLELLGVSGLEPHTDERGQPCWRLANPEALVSQTRDSSWDTTLDSLRGVKPAKAFLSDWRSDNPVRPVIFSDPGRLSAEAVHLHLEHRLVQRLLSRFLAQGFLHHELKRACVVPCRDPQPRLIVLGRLSLFGEGAARLHDELITVMADWHPGDDRPQALQPIGSEQRQQVWELLQRALKEAAAGTFPELDTSHLQSGADADVSALLPQLQQEAERAREAATELLQERGRLEAEALKTVLRNQRQRIRDTVRQRSQEIARLDRKAAKADATPLITGLADVVKIPELDPASMSERERRQLASDQKHWQRRLETIDTELASEPKRIEASYRVVTYRLEPAGLVYLWPISG